Part of the Eshraghiella crossota genome is shown below.
AGAGTTTTGAATGAACCTTAAGTCCGTCGATTCCGTATACAACATGACAGCCGGCTTCCTCTAACTGACGGCTCCAGCTTATGTTATTTTCTTCATCAAATCTTGCTTTAAGTTCAACAAGAACCTCAACCTGTTTTCCATTTTCGGCAGCTTCCACAAGCGCCTCAACAATCTTTGAGTTTTTGGCAAGTCTGTATAATGTCATTCTTATTGACAATACATTCTTATCATTGGCTGCTTCATGAAGAAGTCTTAAGAAAGGTTTTATGCTTTCATAGGGATAAGATAAAAGCATGTCTTTTTCAATAATCTGTGGAATCATCGGTCTGTTTTCGTCTACGCAGGCGGGTTCTTTCGGCACACGTTTTTCAAAGAAAAGTTCCTGTCTGTCTCTTAAAATATCCTGTATATCAAATACATAGGAAAAATCCAACGGAGACTTTGAAAAAATAACATTTTCCTTTCCAAGTTCCAGATAATCGCATAACTGGTTTACCATTACGTCATCTATATCTCTTGTAAGCTCAATTAATACAGGTGCAAGTTTTTTACGCAATTTAATCAGCTTAGCCATATGATCCCTGTAATCAAGGTCTTCATCATATACTTTTACAACATCAATATCAGCATTTCTTGTAACTTTCATAACTGATTTTTCTATTATTTTATATCCTTTGAAAACCATCGGCATATAATGAAGAATCAGTTCTTCTCTCAAAATATATGTATTTTTCTTTCCTTTTATTCCAATCATTCTTGGTACCATATCAATATTGCACGGAATGATGCCTATGCGTTCTTTACCATTCTTTTTATCAAGACTAGCAACAGCATATATTTCCTGTCCTCTTAAAAACGGAAACGGCTGTTTTCTTGCAACTATCATTATCGAAAGTAAAGGTAAAACTTCCTTGTTAAAATACTTTTTCAGAGCACTTTCTTCGTCCTTATTAAGTTCTTTAAATGAGACGAATCTGATTCCATACCCTGCAATACGATTCTGAAGTTCATCATATATTGCATCTTTTCTGCTGTTAAGTTCCCTTACTCTTGAAAAAATTGCATTGATCTGCTCAGCAGGGGTCATATTGGTCTTATTTTCCTTGTCATTTGGACATATCAAATTCTGGTCCTGAAGTGAGCCGACCCTTACCCTGAAAAATTCCTCAAGATTAGTCTGGTAAATTGACAAAAATGTAAGTCTCTCGCAAAGAGGCACTCCTTCTCTCTTCGCTTCATCCAGTACACGTTCATTAAATTTGAGCCAGGAAAGCTCTCTGTTCATATATATTTTGTTTTCTTTTTTCATCTTTTTAATCTCCAAAACAAATTCCCATCTCCTTGGCCTGGAGAATTATTTCTGCATCAGCCGGTACAACTTTTAACTTACCTGCTACTTCTTTTAATGGCACATTAACAATTTTTCCGTTTATAACCGCAGCCATTACACCATAGTTTTTATTAATGATGTTCAAAGCCGTCGCCGTTCCTGTCTGCATTGACACAATTCTGTCCCTCGCGGTAGGTGAACCGCCTCTTTGTGTATGTCCCGGTATTGTAATACGCACTTCCTTATCTGTTGCCGTCCGGATATCAAGTGCAAGTTTCTCAACCTGTGATTTTAAATTTTTCTCACTGAGAAGCTGTCGCCTTTCTTTGTTTTTTAAGGAAGAAAATTCCTTTTCCACTATTCCTTCTGCCGCAGCAATTACAAGGTATTTCTTATCGCTTTTTTCTATATATGATGTTATTTTGTTAATATCATAAGGAATTTCAGGGATAAGTATTATGTCAGCACCTGTTGCAATTCCTGAATACAAGGTTACCCAGCCGGTCTTATGCCCCATTACTTCCACAACAAATATCCTGCCGTGAGATGAAGCTGTCGTCTTTATATTATCCATAGTTTCCGTTGCAACCTTAACGGCACTGTCAAATCCAAATGTAACATCGGTTCCCCATATATCATTGTCAATTGTTTTTGGTGCGGTCACGACATTAAGGCCTTTTTCGCTTAAAAGATTGGCAGTCTTATGGCTTCCGTTTCCTCCAAGCACAATTAACGCGTCAAGCTTCCATTTTTCATAATTTTTAACCATCATTTCAACCTTATCACGCCCGTTTTCATCAGGTTTGGTTATGGTCTTAAAAGGCTGTCTTGAAGTTCCGAGAATCGTACCCCCGGATAAAAGAATATTATCGAAATCTGCCTTTTCCATTTTCTTATATTTTCCGTTAATAAGTCCTGTAAAGCCATCAAGAATTCCGTATATTTCAATATCTTTATCTTTTTTATATAAAACTTTTGCAATTGCTTCCATTGTAGCATTAAGACATTGACAGTCTCCTCCGCTCGTAAGCATTCCTATACGCATATTAACTCCTTTCCATTGGTAATGCTTCCATCCAATATACTTTTGGAATTAGTATACCAGCATTTTGTAAATTTTATTGATATATTTGTGTAAAATTTTTGTAAGAATAAAAAATACACATAAATCTTATATTGTTCTTCCAAGCTCCTCAAACATTTTTTTGTCCATGGATACCGTGGTGCTTCCCGAAGTCGTAACCATATTGCCTGTTATGACCGCCGAAGCTCCCGATGTAAACGCTTTCTTTCCGCCATCCGTAAAGAACTTCCTTCCTGCTGCCACCCTGATATCCGCTGTAGGGTTAATATATCTGAAAATGGC
Proteins encoded:
- a CDS encoding 6-phosphofructokinase — its product is MRIGMLTSGGDCQCLNATMEAIAKVLYKKDKDIEIYGILDGFTGLINGKYKKMEKADFDNILLSGGTILGTSRQPFKTITKPDENGRDKVEMMVKNYEKWKLDALIVLGGNGSHKTANLLSEKGLNVVTAPKTIDNDIWGTDVTFGFDSAVKVATETMDNIKTTASSHGRIFVVEVMGHKTGWVTLYSGIATGADIILIPEIPYDINKITSYIEKSDKKYLVIAAAEGIVEKEFSSLKNKERRQLLSEKNLKSQVEKLALDIRTATDKEVRITIPGHTQRGGSPTARDRIVSMQTGTATALNIINKNYGVMAAVINGKIVNVPLKEVAGKLKVVPADAEIILQAKEMGICFGD
- the ppk1 gene encoding polyphosphate kinase 1 — translated: MKKENKIYMNRELSWLKFNERVLDEAKREGVPLCERLTFLSIYQTNLEEFFRVRVGSLQDQNLICPNDKENKTNMTPAEQINAIFSRVRELNSRKDAIYDELQNRIAGYGIRFVSFKELNKDEESALKKYFNKEVLPLLSIMIVARKQPFPFLRGQEIYAVASLDKKNGKERIGIIPCNIDMVPRMIGIKGKKNTYILREELILHYMPMVFKGYKIIEKSVMKVTRNADIDVVKVYDEDLDYRDHMAKLIKLRKKLAPVLIELTRDIDDVMVNQLCDYLELGKENVIFSKSPLDFSYVFDIQDILRDRQELFFEKRVPKEPACVDENRPMIPQIIEKDMLLSYPYESIKPFLRLLHEAANDKNVLSIRMTLYRLAKNSKIVEALVEAAENGKQVEVLVELKARFDEENNISWSRQLEEAGCHVVYGIDGLKVHSKLCLITVKSDDGIQYITQIGTGNYNEKTARLYTDLSLMTANYEIGDEARKTFQEILIGNTIDRTQHLLVAPNSLQQPVIDMIEDEIEYAKKGEQSYIGIKVNSLTDKKIMDKLVEASKAGVHIDMVVRGICCLIPGVEGETENIHIRSIVGRYLEHSRIYIFGTKERDKIYISSADFMTRNTLRRVEVAAPVYDERLKERIRNMFSIMLKDNVLARTALPDGRYEIIDDGKKKLNSQEYFIEEAYK